In Erigeron canadensis isolate Cc75 chromosome 1, C_canadensis_v1, whole genome shotgun sequence, a single window of DNA contains:
- the LOC122585669 gene encoding tetraspanin-6-like translates to MSRFSNTVIGLLNLFTLLASIPIIGGALWIERNSATCESFLQTPLLVIGFIILIVSLVGFIGACFHLAWALWVYLVAMLLLIAALLAFTIFGFIVTGAGGGQAISGRLYNEYHIGDYSPWLRKRVEDPKYWMTVKSCILGSKTCRDIVNWSPVDYLTKDMSPIQSGCCKPPSVCNYEMSTMMAQDLDCFKWNNDPSVLCYECDSCKAGVLENIRRDWRKLSVLTVIMTLLLIGIYCIGCCAFRNTRRSETDYPYGENRMSKVRPRWDFHWWRWWHERRHQLY, encoded by the exons ATGTCAAGGTTTAGCAACACTGTAATAGGACTACTAAACCTGTTCACACTCTTAGCATCAATACCCATCATAGGTGGAGCCTTATGGATCGAAAGAAACAGTGCCACCTGCGAAAGCTTCCTTCAAACGCCGCTTCTAGTCATCGGATTCATAATCTTAATCGTATCATTAGTAGGTTTCATCGGTGCATGTTTCCACTTGGCTTGGGCATTATGGGTTTACTTGGTGGCCATGTTGCTCTTGATCGCGGCGTTATTAGCCTTCACGATTTTTGGGTTCATTGTGACGGGAGCAGGCGGCGGTCAGGCCATTTCGGGCAGGTTATACAATGAGTATCACATAGGGGATTATTCACCATGGCTAAGGAAAAGAGTTGAAGATCCAAAATATTGGATGACCGTAAAAAGTTGCATTTTGGGGTCAAAGACTTGTAGGGATATAGTTAACTGGTCACCAGTTGACTATTTGACCAAGGATATGTCACCCATACAG TCAGGATGTTGCAAGCCACCTAGTGTATGCAACTACGAAATGTCGACAATGATGGCTCAAGACTTGGACTGCTTCAAATGGAACAACGATCCAAGCGTATTATGCTACGAGTGTGACTCGTGCAAAGCTGGGGTGTTAGAGAATATAAGGAGGGACTGGCGAAAGCTCTCAGTTCTCACGGTTATTATGACGCTTCTTCTTATTGGCATATATTGCATCGGTTGTTGTGCCTTTCGAAACACAAGGAGGTCCGAGACGGATTACCCGTATGGTGAAAACCGAATGTCTAAAGTCCGACCCAGATGGGATTTCCATTG GTGGAGATGGTGGCATGAGAGAAGACATCAGCtttattaa
- the LOC122585665 gene encoding probable E3 ubiquitin-protein ligase ZFP1 yields the protein MGHRHISNQCMISGFDQHVNNLSPAGQSYIPTLRAVAANNGPCVAPVDHTFRGGVHSNSVWDLVGRSHERHSSYVRMEVQSHLPHSSTNANTPLAPMNPVAHNHSTHYDVPRIGDTTTDNRVSYKRKSHAISGSSSSSYYGAESSYRSQMLIEKPAGDCHSLPSNGRSSLSVDGQDVMRNVRRRRGSELESCMPRTYVPSYGSHYYQPATHSTSYSVPVNLSADVVSQEWNPVPHAATSHGRNPHPDINGPRHEASHFHPGGSSVGIEAYYHSSFRRNLVSSSQHCSSQHPHVSSSQYPHVSSLQYPHVPSLQHPHIFSSPHPCVPSSEYCHVSSSQHPHFSHSQFTGDGHSYHPPLHTNGPSYCNHTHIGSSSTNAPQLSLESLSCGYPSYSGRDSGYRSTRSRIVADRLQPIVSVHHGLGYETLTVDQSSFYQNPRVFLDQYQGMRLDIDDMSYEELLALEESIGIVNTGLSEDGMSKCLREQVYYSAYQNHDDSACPICLEEYKNGEKVGRMEKCVHRYHVDCIKKWLLLKKVCPICKTEC from the exons GGTGGAGTACATTCAAATTCTGTGTGGGATTTAGTTGGCAGATCCCACGAGCGTCATTCGTCATATGTTAGAATGGAAGTACAAAGCCACCTTCCACATTCATCAACTAATGCGAACACACCTTTGGCACCAATGAATCCTGTTGCACATAATCATTCTACTCATTATGATGTCCCAAGGATAGGTGACACTACTACTGACAACAGGGTATCATATAAAAGGAAGAGCCATGCTATATCTGGAAGTAGCTCTAGCAGCTATTATGGTGCAGAAAGCTCATATAGATCTCAGATGCTAATTGAAAAACCTGCTGGGGATTGTCACAGTCTGCCTTCCAATGGGAGATCTAGTCTCTCGGTTGATGGTCAAGATGTGATGAGGAATGTTAGAAGAAGACGTGGATCTGAGTTAGAATCTTGCATGCCTAGAACTTACGTACCAAGCTACGGGTCTCATTATTACCAACCAGCAACGCACTCCACAAGCTACTCTGTCCCTGTCAATCTAAGTGCTGATGTGGTGAGTCAAGAGTGGAATCCTGTTCCACATGCTGCTACATCTCATGGTAGGAACCCACATCCAG ATATTAATGGGCCGAGGCACGAAGCAAGTCACTTTCATCCCGGAGGGAGCTCTGTTGGTATTGAGGCCTATTACCATTCATCATTTAGGAGAAATCTTGTTTCTTCCTCCCAACATTGTTCTTCACAACATCCTCATGTTTCTTCTTCACAATATCCTCATGTTTCTTCGTTACAATATCCTCATGTTCCCTCTTTACAACATCCTCATATTTTCTCTTCACCACATCCTTGTGTTCCTTCCTCGGAATATTGTCATGTTTCCTCCTCACAACATCCTCATTTTTCCCATTCTCAGTTCACTGGAGATGGACACAGTTACCATCCTCCTTTGCATACTAATGGTCCAAGTTACTGTAATCATACACATATTGGTAGTTCTTCAACAAATGCGCCACAGTTATCTTTGGAGAGTTTATCTTGCGGATATCCAAGTTATTCTGGACGGGACAGTGGTTACAGGAGCACAAGGTCAAGAATAGTTGCTGATAGACTCCAACCTATTGTCAGTGTTCATCATGGATTGGGATATGAG ACCTTGACCGTTGATCAGTCATCTTTTTATCAGAATCCTAGAGTTTTTCTGGATCAGTATCAAGGAATGAGGCTTGACATTGACGACATGAGCTATGAG GAATTGCTTGCTCTCGAGGAGAGCATAGGGATTGTGAACACTGGTTTGTCAGAGGATGGGATGTCGAAGTGCTTAAGGGAACAAGTGTACTATTCGGCCTACCAAAATCATGATGATTCCGCTTGTCCCATCTGTCTT GAAGAGTACAAGAATGGTGAAAAGGTCGGGAGAATGGAAAAATGTGTGCACAGGTATCATGTAGATTGTATTAAGAAGTGGTTGCTGCTGAAGAAAGTTTGCCCCATCTGCAAAACTGAATGCTAA